One genomic window of Gammaproteobacteria bacterium includes the following:
- a CDS encoding RICIN domain-containing protein produces MIHAHGGDNQKWYRDDFYRIRNLRGNLCLDTTATSLTGVVNGTGMQLAECGEALDQSWTMRCP; encoded by the coding sequence GTGATTCATGCTCACGGTGGCGACAACCAGAAATGGTATCGCGACGACTTTTATCGAATCAGAAATCTTCGTGGCAATTTGTGTCTCGATACAACCGCTACCTCGCTGACGGGTGTCGTCAATGGCACCGGTATGCAGCTAGCGGAATGCGGCGAGGCGTTGGACCAGTCGTGGACCATGCGGTGTCCGTAA
- a CDS encoding ABC transporter ATP-binding protein encodes MSPAISISALHKHYSKVHALKGIDLAVERGEFFGLLGPNGAGKSTLISIIAGLTRFNAGSVQVLGHDVVADYRRTRRHLGVVPQEVVFDPFFTVREVLQIQAGYFGLGRDADDWIDELLAALMLTDKADANMRALSGGMKRRVMIAQALVHKPEVVVLDEPTAGVDVELRKTLWKFVRQLHAQGRTIILTTHYLEEAEALCDRIAILNRGEVVALDTKDRLLARGIGRTLRLSLTTEQPLSEAPTALASKLRRLDGKHIELELTKDGDSIIAVLDALRSQGVVITDIAIEEADLEDVFVELTRGGSQ; translated from the coding sequence ATGTCTCCGGCAATTTCAATTTCTGCACTGCATAAGCATTACTCGAAGGTCCACGCTCTCAAAGGCATTGATCTCGCGGTCGAACGTGGCGAGTTTTTCGGTCTGCTCGGTCCGAACGGCGCCGGCAAATCCACACTCATTAGCATTATTGCCGGCCTGACGCGTTTTAACGCCGGTTCGGTGCAGGTGCTCGGCCACGATGTAGTTGCCGACTACCGCCGTACCCGCCGCCATCTCGGCGTCGTCCCGCAGGAAGTCGTATTCGATCCGTTCTTCACGGTACGCGAAGTATTGCAAATCCAGGCCGGTTATTTCGGTTTGGGTCGCGATGCCGACGACTGGATCGATGAGTTGCTGGCGGCGTTGATGCTGACCGACAAAGCCGACGCCAACATGCGCGCGCTGTCGGGCGGCATGAAGCGGCGCGTCATGATCGCGCAAGCGTTGGTGCACAAACCGGAAGTCGTTGTGCTTGATGAGCCGACCGCCGGTGTCGACGTCGAGCTGCGCAAAACGTTGTGGAAATTCGTGCGCCAGCTGCACGCGCAAGGCCGCACGATCATTTTGACGACGCATTACCTGGAAGAGGCCGAGGCGTTGTGCGACCGTATCGCCATTCTCAACCGCGGCGAAGTCGTGGCGCTCGATACCAAGGATCGACTGCTGGCGCGTGGTATCGGCCGCACGTTGCGGTTGTCGCTGACCACCGAGCAGCCGCTCAGTGAAGCGCCAACGGCGCTTGCTTCCAAGCTGCGGCGCCTCGACGGCAAACATATCGAGCTCGAGCTGACGAAAGACGGCGACTCGATCATCGCCGTGCTCGACGCGTTGCGGAGTCAAGGTGTAGTAATTACCGACATCGCCATCGAGGAAGCTGATCTCGAAGACGTGTTTGTCGAGCTTACCCGCGGCGGCTCGCAATGA
- a CDS encoding peptidoglycan DD-metalloendopeptidase family protein: MRASNGWYYFYTHLNGIAAGIAPGANVIAGQLIGTVGNTGYSASKCSYPGQYACCNTNDGRVDHLHYSIYPDGNYQAGIDPYPYLSPLEHDVCNMPETSAPVPITPVIEYLLD; encoded by the coding sequence ATACGCGCGAGCAACGGTTGGTATTATTTCTATACGCATCTCAACGGCATCGCCGCCGGTATTGCCCCGGGTGCAAACGTAATTGCCGGACAGCTTATCGGCACAGTCGGCAATACCGGCTACTCGGCAAGCAAGTGTTCCTATCCTGGCCAATACGCGTGCTGCAACACCAACGATGGCCGGGTAGATCACCTCCATTATTCCATCTACCCGGATGGTAATTACCAAGCTGGCATTGATCCTTATCCATATCTCTCGCCGTTGGAACACGATGTTTGCAACATGCCGGAAACGAGCGCACCTGTGCCGATAACGCCCGTCATTGAATATTTACTGGATTGA